CTCTATTGCCTTCATCTCTTTGTCTCTAGGGTTCAGTAAGGATGTTTTCTTATATTTTATTCATACTTTTGCAGTGCCTGCATTCCGTGATGTAATTGACGTACCTTTAGTTGTGAGGAGGTTACACAGATCCCGCAAAGAGGTTTTAGTTCCTGAATCTTTTTTGCAAAGTCTTTCAGTTGCTTAATTAAATTGAGTGTATAGTTGTTCACTGTTTTCCTGGTTATAGGTGAGGAAGGAACTGGAAATTGAAGAAGATGTCAAATTAGTCATTCTGAACTTTGGTGGACAGGTATACCATGGATGACCTATTGTACATTCTAGTTATACAATCATTGAATTCTTGAGATGATCGCCCAGACTCTACTTCGTGAATTTATAATACTAATCTTACTGTGCCTTAGTTTTCTAATATGATTCACCGCTCTGTGAGTTATCTTCCACATTTTGCTAATTGTAGTTCTGTCTCTCATTTGCAGCCATCAGGCTGGAAGTTGAAAGAGGAGTTTCTACCCCCTGGATGGCTTGGCCTGGTATGTCTTCATATCATAGATTCTACCTGTTTTTCCTGGCTAGAAATATTACTAAAAGACATTTATTTATTTTTCTCAGCTCTGTGGTGCTTCGGAGAGCCAGGAGCTTCCACCAAATTTTAGGAAGCTTGCAAAAGATGCTTATACTCCTGATATCATAGCGGCATCCGATTGTATGCTGGGTAAATTTTGAGACTTTTAAGAGTGACTGAGCTAAGTTAAGTTGATAGAGTTAAATTTATTCGAGTTCCTACTATTTCAGGAAAAATTGGATATGGCACTGTGAGTGAAGCCCTTGCATTCAAATTACCATTTGTCTTTGTACGCAGAGATTATTTCAATGAAGAACCTTTTTTGAGAAATATGCTTGAGGTTCGTTTCATCCTTTATCTTTTGAGCACCAAATTCTTCCTCTCCCCCATTTTTCTGAAATTTACTGGCAACTCTATGCACACAGACAAATATTATTTTTACCCTCTCTTGTGCTCAATTTCTATGTGTAATTCTCTCCTCTCTAGTGCTAATATTTTTAATCACTAAATTTAAAGGTCATTTATATTTTGCGGAAGTGACCTAAAGAAAAGATTGACTTTCTAATAGTAAAATACTTTTTCTATTTGTTCATGTGTGTCATTCATTGTCATCATTCTGTTCGCCTCTCTTTAAAACATTCTGGTCAAACATCTGATTATGGTTGGTTAAAATAATTTAACAGTATTATCAATCCGGAGTTGAGATGATTAGGAGAGATCTGCTCACTGGTCATTGGAGACCTTACCTTGAGCGTGCAATCAGTTTAAAACCTTGCTATGAAGGAGGCACCAATGGTGGTGAGGTACTTCCTTTGTTGCTATAGACAAGTATTTAGTTATACAATTAGTTTAGCATCTTTGTAGTAATATGCAGATTTGAAAATTATAGGTGGCAGCTCAGGTCCTTCAAGAAACAGCTATTGGGAAAAACTGGGCATCAGATAAGGTAATTCACACGTGTCAAATTTCATTGGTAATTTCAAAGGCGTAGATGTCTAAAAGTTCAATACCAAACAGTTTGATCATAATCAACCTTGGGCTGTAGTTGTGACTGGTTTATTTGCACCCTGACAAATAAAAAAATAGAGGAACAAAATTAGCACTATACTATGACACAATTCCATGGTATTTGAATTAATAGGAAAATTGTGCAACCACACACAAAAAAAGAAAGGAATGTAATTCATATATTCTACTTACGCTCTTCTCTTGCTGGAATGTAGCTTAGTGGGGCAAGAAGGTTGCGAGATGCTATAATTCTTGGGTATCAACTTCAAAGGGTACCTGGACGAGAAATGGCCATCCCCGAGTGGTATGCAAATGCTGAAACTGAACTTCGAATTGGATCACCAACTTGCCAAATGAGTGAGACTGATGAGAAGAGCTCCCTAATGAACTCGTATGCATCTTCAATTAGTGTGCCTTTTATTAAAATCAAGTGGATATTTCTTGTAATATCAACCAATTTTTATGTTTAGATGCATTGAAGACTTTGATATTCTTCATGGAGATCTTCAAGGTCTTTCCGATACAATGACTTTTCTGAAGAGCTTGGCAGAATTAGATTCTGCGTATGAATCTGAAAAAGCTACTGAGAAGCGGCGGAAGAGGGAACGGAAGGCTGCAGCTGGACTCTTCAATTGGGAGGTCTCATTTATATCAACTAAAGCTCATAGATTTTATCATGGTCATAATTCCATCAGAAAATGTTTACAGAGGATGCAGAGGACTCAGTAATATTAATTAGTTATTTTCATGTGGCGATCTGTTAAATATGCATTATCCATGACATGATGGGTGTATCTCATTTGGTCTATGAGCGACTATTTAAGGTGAAGTAATCTGTTAATTCTGACAAAAGTGTTAAGTAATCTTAGTGGTCTAGTTTATTCTGATATGTTTTGCATATGGTAATATGTCAGACATGCATTCCCCATGACACTAAAGAATATAAGTAGAAATCCTTACCGCTTAGTTACACAGAAATATATTAATTTGGTCTATAGGTAGCACCGTTAATTAAATATCCTTACTAATATAGTTTATTCAGAGAATAATATTTTTATTTTATTTTTTGGGTACAGGAAGATATTTTTGTGGCAAGAGCGCCTGGACGATTAGATGTAATGGGTGGGATTGCTGACTATTCAGGAAGCCTTGTCTTGCAGGTTCCTGCTCTTTCTTTGATGGTTATTAGTTCTATCTTCATATGTACAGATATATGTGAAAATATGAATATATCTGTACAGAATATAGAAATAATATCGTTGTCCAAAAATATATATATATATATAGACAGGGCTTCTCTGCTACGGACGCCCGCACCGTTTTACGGTGCGGATTTCCGTCCGTTCGCCACCGTACGGCGCCACGCGAGGGCGCGCCTCCACCCCAGCGAACTCCAGCAGCTTCCCCGACCACTTTCCATCCCCGGCGAGTCCGTTCTTTTCCAGTTTTCCGACGAGATCACCCAAAACTTCAAATAAAGTCGATCTCGCCGGAAAACTGGAATTCGGCGGAGTCGCCGGGGATGGAAAGTGGTCGGGGAAGCTGCTGGAGTCCGCTAGGGTGGAGGCGCGCTCTCGCGCGGCGCTGTACGGTGTTGAACGGACGGAAATCCGCACCGTAAAACGGTGCGGACGTCCGCACATGAGAATGCCTCTATATATAGAAATAATATAAATTATGTCTATTATATCATAATTTGCATAACTTTTACTTCTCCTCATCCTTCATTAAATGCTCTTTGGGTTGTGATGTATTTTCCTTCCTTTTGCATGCATGTTGGAGTTTCATGCCAAAACAACTACATATACTTTCATTTTGGGGGGATGGGTTGAGGGTTTTGCATGGTCGAACTGGGTAAAATCGAAATTACTTAATTTTTGTTTTTGAAGAAGTCATTTGAATTAACGGAAAGCTCAGCTGCGACGTTGGGTTATACATATTAGGAGCATGAAAAATATTGAAAACAAGATTGAAATTTTGGAACTATGAAAACCTTATGTCAAATGTCATTTAATTCTGAGTCATTTGAGTTAAATATGCCTTCTGTGATTGATATATGGTGGTGTGTAGCTGTTTTTGGTGTGGTCTTTCCTATATTATTTCACACAATTTTTCTCTCTCACAGATGCCCATAAGGGAAGCTTGCCATGTTGCTGTACAGAGACATCAACCAAGTAAACATAGGCTCTGGAAGCATGCCCTGGCTCGTCAGGAAGCCAAAGGACAGAGCTCCACACCTGTCCTGCAAATTGTATGTATCGGCCTTAAGTATCGTATTTCTTCCAGTCTTTCCTTAGACAGGAAGTGGGTTTTATGTTCATCTTTGGAGATTTGAAGATGTAGTTTCTCCTGAACCCAATTTAAACTTAGGTTCATATTTTTCAGCCTTGGATAAATGTGTTTACCGGTTCTAGGTATTGTTTGCAACAGGTCTCATATGGTTCAGAGTTGAGCAATCGTAGTCCTACTTTTGACATGGATCTATCTGATTTTATGGACGGAGATCATCCAATCTCATATGAGAAGGCAAAAATATATTTTTCACAAGATCCGTCTCAAAAGTAGGTTGCCTTCTTGGTTTTACTTTTGTTTGCATCTCTAATATTCTTTAATAATCACATGGTTTTAATTATAGGTGGGCAGCATATGTTGCGGGTGTCATTCTGGTTTTAATGACAGAACTAGGTGTACGCTTTGAGGATAGCATTAGTTTGTTGGTAAGTTCTACTTGAATATGCTGCCACTACCTCAAGACGTGTGCTGTACAAAATAGTTCTGTGACAACATTGACGTGTCATAACATACAGGTATCCTCTTTAGTTCCGGAAGGCAAAGGGGTCTCTTCTTCTGCTTCGATAGAGGTTGCTACAATGTCTGCTATAGCGGCTGCCCATGGTAAGCCATATAAAAAGAGCCTTCTGGCCATTTGTGTTTAACTTTATGATGCAACAAGCAATGACTGAAGCCTTCTTGTTTACGTTGTAGGATTAAACATCAGTCCCAGAGATCTTGCTTTACTTTGCCAGAAGGTTGCACCTTTAGCTAACTTTTGACGATATCCAACTCCTTTTCTTTGTATGTTTACCATGTCTAATTTATGTTCATTGTTCTAAAATAGGTGGAGAATCATATTGTTGGAGCTCCGTGCGGTGTGATGGACCAAATGACTTCTGCATGTGGTGAAGCCAACAAACTTCTTGCGATGGTCTGCCAGGTAGGCCATTGTCAGTGTGGAAGAAAGCACCTTTGCTGCAGTATTTTAAAGATTGAGAATTTATGTCTATCCTACTTGATTTTTTGCTTCTTCTTGTACAGCCTGCTGAGGTACTTGGGCTTGTAGAAATTCCTAGCCATGTCCGATTTTGGGGAATCGATTCAGGCATTAGACACAGGTAGGAGTTCTATAACTATTTCTAGTTTGCATTATAGTTTCATGCTGTAGAGGTTTTATTATTGAACCCAACATATGCTAAAATCTGTCCTGCAACAGTGCAACTTTTATAATGAGTGATGTTTCTCTTATATAATGATTAGATGTGCAGAAATAGTCATGTATGCTGTAGTACTCGATGGACACTTCCATGAAGCATTATGTTGCTATTCTGTGCCAGTCATCAGAATCCTATATAGTCTAGACACTCTAGACTAGTTCAGTAGTTCTTCCTTATGTTAGGCTCATTAAGTTTCCTCATAGTAGTGTTAAAAGGACCTAAGAAACATAAGATTATATACTCATGTGTGGCTTCTCTCCTTGCTTAGTGTTGGTGGTGCGGATTATGGATCTGTTAGGATAGGTGCCTTTATGGGTCGGACGATCATCAAGTCTACAGCTTCTACAATTATGTCTAAATCATTGTCCAATAGCAATGGGATGAATGCTGACGAGTTAGAGGATGATGGTCTTGAACTGCCTAAAGCTGAAGCTTCATTAGATTATTTGTGCAACCTGTCACCTCATAGGTAAGTCCCTTTACTGGGATTTTATTATATTGTATTGGTCCTATGAAGGTTTATTAATTCATTTACATGTAACTTGAGTTCAGATACGAGGATCTTTATGTTAAGATACTTCCCGAGTCCATACTTGGTGAGGCTTTTCTGGATAAGTATGTTGATCATAGTGACCCAGTTACAGTTATTGATCCGAAGCGTAACTATGGAGTGCGAGCGCCTACTAGACATCCTATATATGAAAATTTTCGAGTTACGGTGAGTGGTTAGATTTCCTGGTTGATTTGTTTATTGGACATCTTATGACAGTTTCTGCCTATCTGCCATACATTATGGGTGATGGTTTTCCTTTTGGTGTTACGATGGAGAGGATCAGCTCACATATTGTTTCCTTGTTATTTGCCATGTAGGCATTCAAAGCACTTTTAACATCTGTAAATTCAGATTATCAGCTTGCGGCTCTTGGAGAGTTATTGTATCAGGTATGTGTGACGTAAGGACAAATAGAAAAAGCTAGCTTTAATGATAATGCACTTATTATTGAGTTGCAGTTATTGTATCAGGTATGTGTGAAGTAAGGACAAATATAAAAAGCTAGCTTTAATGATAATGCACTTATTATTGAGTTGCTGAATCTAAAATGCTGAACATATTCCTCTTTTGCAGTGCCACTACGGCTACAGCGCCTGTGGCCTTGGTTCCGATGGAACAGATAGGCTTGTACAGTTGGTACAGGAGATGCAGCATAGTAAATCATCTAAATTAGACGGCGGGGCTTTATACGGAGCAAAGATTACTGGTGGAGGTTCTGGTGGAACAGTTTGCGTGGTTGGCAGGAATTGCCTCAAGAGCAGCCAGCAAATATTTGAGGTAATTCTCTCATTATGAGGCTTAACATTTGAAATGTGGACTTCAATGTTGTTGGTAGAATCATTGTCCATATTAAGATGAATAACTGACCTTGATCATTTAAACTTTTCCAGATTCAGCAGAGATACAAAGCTGCAACAGGGTATATGCCATTTATTTTTGAGGGCTCATCACCAGGTGCAGGAAAGTTTGGCCATCTAAGAATCCGGCGTCGCACTGTCAAGCTAAATTAGTAGAAACAAAATTGAAATATAAATTATTTTCGAGTATTTGGTTAACTTTAAAAACCTCTGCAACTACAACTGTACAATTCTATTGTGACTCGTTGGCCAATTGGTAGTAGTTGGTCTTTCATTCTTGGAAGAAATTAAGTGAAAAGATTGGACTAGTTCCCGTTACTGTTGTGCAACTGCAAATCGAACCTGCCCCTGATCAATTTGCAGGATTAGACGAAATCAAGGAATCCAGTTCATTACCAACAGTACAAACTCACCATTTTAAAGCTCCAATCAACAGGTGGGAAGAACTGTCGAAAATCATTATTTTTTCGTTAAATTTCATCTTTCTTATTTTCTTATATTTAAGCCCAAAATAAGACAGAGAGAAAAGTATCAGAAAGCGTAGAACAAGAGAACTTCATCCGACTATGTACCAATCTTCAAAAACAGAAACACATCACAAAAGGAGAATCTGAACTCAAATATCTTCTAAATCAAAGCACAAATGGTAACCATTTGATGATAGAAAAATAGAAGTTTAAATCGATCATAATCAACAAATTGAGTATAATATCACTATCTAGGAGGTTTTCTAGCCATCATTCTGATAAAAGGATTCGTATGTTGCAACTCTAGGCTTTGATTCAGGTTGCTCCAGCTCTTCCATGAAACCAGAAGTCATCTTCATAAAGTCTTCCATATGCGTTTGTTTCCATACCTTGCCATTTTCAAGGAGTTGAAACAACTAAGAAACCAGACAACTAAACAGAAGTAAAGAAAGCACAAACTAAAATAGGTAAAAGCTCTACACTGTTACTGGTTTCTCTTAATAAGATCAAGCCAAAAGTAAAGGATCAGCATTTCTCAGAGTACAAGTGCTAGACACTAGACTAATCAAAAAATGCTTGATCGGATTGCTCTTAAATTGAAATAACTATTCCATGGTAAAAGTAGTCTAAGTTGCAATAACTTATTAACACACTTC
The window above is part of the Fragaria vesca subsp. vesca linkage group LG2, FraVesHawaii_1.0, whole genome shotgun sequence genome. Proteins encoded here:
- the LOC101314431 gene encoding L-arabinokinase-like, which encodes MRIDEEADGVSASRHHLVFAYYVTGHGFGHATRVVEVVRHLILAGHDVHVVTGAPDFVFTSEIQSPRLFIRKVLLDCGAVQADALTVDRLASLEKYSETAVVPRESILKTEVEWLTSIKADLVVSDVVPVACRAAADAGIRSVCVTNFSWDFIYAEYVMAAGSHHRTIVWQIAEDYSHCEFLIRLPGYCPMPAFRDVIDVPLVVRRLHRSRKEVRKELEIEEDVKLVILNFGGQPSGWKLKEEFLPPGWLGLLCGASESQELPPNFRKLAKDAYTPDIIAASDCMLGKIGYGTVSEALAFKLPFVFVRRDYFNEEPFLRNMLEYYQSGVEMIRRDLLTGHWRPYLERAISLKPCYEGGTNGGEVAAQVLQETAIGKNWASDKLSGARRLRDAIILGYQLQRVPGREMAIPEWYANAETELRIGSPTCQMSETDEKSSLMNSCIEDFDILHGDLQGLSDTMTFLKSLAELDSAYESEKATEKRRKRERKAAAGLFNWEEDIFVARAPGRLDVMGGIADYSGSLVLQMPIREACHVAVQRHQPSKHRLWKHALARQEAKGQSSTPVLQIVSYGSELSNRSPTFDMDLSDFMDGDHPISYEKAKIYFSQDPSQKWAAYVAGVILVLMTELGVRFEDSISLLVSSLVPEGKGVSSSASIEVATMSAIAAAHGLNISPRDLALLCQKVENHIVGAPCGVMDQMTSACGEANKLLAMVCQPAEVLGLVEIPSHVRFWGIDSGIRHSVGGADYGSVRIGAFMGRTIIKSTASTIMSKSLSNSNGMNADELEDDGLELPKAEASLDYLCNLSPHRYEDLYVKILPESILGEAFLDKYVDHSDPVTVIDPKRNYGVRAPTRHPIYENFRVTAFKALLTSVNSDYQLAALGELLYQCHYGYSACGLGSDGTDRLVQLVQEMQHSKSSKLDGGALYGAKITGGGSGGTVCVVGRNCLKSSQQIFEIQQRYKAATGYMPFIFEGSSPGAGKFGHLRIRRRTVKLN